The following are from one region of the Hydrogenimonas sp. SS33 genome:
- a CDS encoding transposase, which translates to MEEQQPPIKRFTAKKKADIVMDIFQGKTTVAEVSRKYDLTPAAIEEWMEEARAGMENQLRARPKDVAAMYEEKIKSMKEVIGELTLENIALKKYDALFGEEKK; encoded by the coding sequence TTGGAAGAACAGCAACCACCAATCAAACGCTTTACCGCCAAAAAGAAGGCGGATATCGTGATGGATATATTCCAGGGCAAGACGACCGTGGCCGAAGTGTCGCGCAAGTACGATCTGACACCCGCTGCCATCGAAGAGTGGATGGAGGAGGCCCGAGCGGGGATGGAGAACCAGCTGCGGGCCAGACCCAAAGATGTCGCTGCCATGTATGAAGAGAAGATCAAATCGATGAAAGAGGTGATCGGGGAACTGACACTGGAGAACATCGCGCTAAAAAAGTACGACGCTCTGTTCGGGGAAGA
- a CDS encoding EAL domain-containing protein — translation MRKAILEERIEAFPVESDKACAFSDALDFPESKMVCNELNICEYIRTTHQRLHELASTLFYLMTRKHYKSAYIIYNEVREFSERLLNLIGVLYFNAHIDRVQTFKNYIHHRIPELEHSFIAVLDIHSMKQINTFYNPKLGDRVIALVEHTLNTVYREHQRTMIYTKGVGGDFYLYFEESGIEEIEEVFRDIEREMQNRIADDPSLPVFNLKKGVIAVSPPFSLDKEDIRSVFIYLKERLKNADSPLFLISKRDQEEMLHWINNHYAHITHLKQLLDEDHVEIFLQPISRIHNPDNIHAFEVLARIREKEDYIPAGSFIDLLIDLQLIHRLDRLILDRIVHYRDVIPLFTSKLFINVSAHTLLYKEYVQELIDAIRGPLVGTEIILELTEQVLLDNLGLIVKLHEEHGLIFAIDDFGTGYSSLQTVINLAEKGIIQYLKFDGSLTQSMEESKSTKRIIQIASKMSHSLGLESIIECVETEKQRRELQEYGIEYAQGYFIGRPQSVEAWHMIRKEKGYL, via the coding sequence TTGCGAAAAGCGATTCTTGAGGAGAGGATCGAAGCGTTTCCGGTAGAAAGCGACAAAGCGTGCGCTTTCAGTGACGCCCTCGATTTTCCCGAATCAAAGATGGTCTGCAACGAACTCAATATCTGCGAATATATCCGTACGACCCACCAAAGACTGCACGAACTCGCTTCGACACTTTTCTATCTGATGACCCGGAAGCACTATAAATCCGCCTACATCATCTATAACGAAGTGAGGGAGTTCAGCGAACGCCTGCTGAATCTGATCGGGGTTCTCTATTTCAATGCCCACATCGACAGGGTCCAGACCTTCAAAAACTACATACATCACAGAATACCGGAACTGGAACACTCTTTTATTGCGGTTCTCGATATCCACAGCATGAAGCAGATAAACACCTTCTACAATCCGAAACTGGGGGACCGTGTCATTGCCCTTGTGGAGCATACCCTCAATACGGTCTACCGGGAGCATCAGCGGACTATGATCTATACGAAGGGGGTAGGAGGAGATTTCTATCTCTATTTTGAAGAGAGCGGGATCGAAGAGATCGAAGAGGTTTTCCGCGATATCGAGAGAGAGATGCAGAATCGGATTGCGGATGACCCCTCTCTTCCCGTCTTTAACCTCAAAAAGGGGGTCATCGCCGTATCGCCACCTTTTTCCCTCGATAAAGAGGATATCAGATCCGTCTTCATCTATCTCAAAGAGCGTCTCAAAAATGCCGACTCCCCGCTGTTTCTCATCTCGAAGAGAGATCAGGAGGAGATGCTCCACTGGATCAACAACCACTATGCCCATATCACTCATCTCAAACAGCTTCTCGACGAGGATCATGTTGAAATTTTCCTCCAGCCGATCTCACGCATTCACAATCCGGACAATATCCACGCGTTCGAAGTGCTTGCGCGTATCAGAGAGAAAGAGGATTACATTCCGGCAGGATCTTTTATCGACCTTCTGATAGACCTCCAGCTCATTCATCGCCTCGACCGGCTCATACTCGACCGTATCGTGCATTACAGAGATGTCATTCCACTCTTCACGAGCAAACTCTTCATCAATGTATCGGCACATACACTCCTCTACAAAGAGTATGTACAAGAGTTGATCGATGCGATCAGAGGGCCTCTCGTCGGTACGGAAATCATTCTGGAACTGACCGAACAGGTGCTTCTGGACAACCTTGGTCTCATTGTCAAACTTCACGAAGAACATGGGCTGATCTTCGCAATCGATGACTTTGGAACCGGCTACAGCTCTCTGCAGACGGTGATCAACCTTGCCGAAAAAGGGATCATCCAGTACCTCAAATTCGACGGTTCACTGACACAATCCATGGAGGAGTCGAAATCGACAAAGCGGATCATACAGATCGCTTCGAAAATGAGTCATTCCCTCGGGCTGGAGTCGATCATCGAATGTGTGGAGACGGAAAAACAGCGAAGAGAGCTGCAGGAATACGGTATCGAATATGCACAGGGGTACTTTATCGGCCGGCCGCAAAGTGTTGAAGCGTGGCATATGATCAGAAAAGAGAAAGGCTACCTGTGA